In Perca fluviatilis chromosome 3, GENO_Pfluv_1.0, whole genome shotgun sequence, the following proteins share a genomic window:
- the foxf1 gene encoding forkhead box protein F1 — MTAEVQQPPAQTPAQSSPMSAPEKPHGQTAVMETASSTTKTKKTNAGIRRPEKPPYSYIALIVMAIQSSPTKRLTLSEIYQFLQSRFPFFRGSYQGWKNSVRHNLSLNECFIKLPKGLGRPGKGHYWTIDPASEFMFEEGSFRRRPRGFRRKCQALKPMYSMMNGLGFNHIPESYNFQGSGGGLSCPPNSLSLDSGIGMMNGHLSGNMEGMGLSGHTMSHLSTNGGHSYMGSCTGSTGSDYPHHDNSASPLLTSGGVMEPHPVYSSSASAWAPAPSASLNNGASYIKQQPLSPCNPGANSLQPSLPTHSLDQSYLHQNGHSTTDLQGIPRYHSQSPSMCDRKEFVFSFNAMTSSAMHSPSSSSYYHHQQVSYQDIKPCVM, encoded by the exons ATGACGGCAGAGGTCCAGCAGCCCCCAGCGCAGACTCCTGCCCAGAGCAGCCCGATGTCTGCCCCGGAGAAGCCGCACGGACAGACCGCCGTGATGGAAACCGCCTCCTCCACTACGAAAACCAAAAAGACAAACGCAGGGATCCGAAGACCAGAGAAGCCCCCCTATTCATACATTGCTTTAATAGTCATGGCTATCCAGAGCTCTCCAACCAAGCGCCTGACGCTCAGTGAAATATACCAATTCCTGCAGAGCCGCTTCCCGTTTTTCAGGGGCTCATACCAGGGATGGAAGAACTCCGTGCGTCACAACTTGTCTCTGAACGAGTGCTTCATTAAGCTGCCCAAGGGCCTCGGCCGGCCAGGGAAGGGCCACTACTGGACTATCGACCCGGCTAGTGAGTTTATGTTTGAGGAAGGCTCCTTTAGAAGGAGACCCAGGGGTTTTAGGCGCAAGTGCCAGGCGCTGAAGCCCATGTACAGCATGATGAACGGCCTGGGATTCAACCATATCCCCGAGTCCTACAACTTCCAGGGGAGCGGCGGGGGCCTATCCTGTCCGCCCAACAGCTTGTCTCTGGACAGTGGGATTGGGATGATGAATGGACACTTGTCAGGTAACATGGAAGGGATGGGTCTGTCCGGGCACACCATGTCACACTTGTCGACCAACGGTGGACATTCCTACATGGGAAGTTGTACAGGATCCACTGGCAGTGATTACCCCCACCACGACAATTCCGCCTCCCCTCTGCTCACCAGCGGAGGAGTCATGGAGCCTCACCCCGTCTACTCGAGCTCAGCCTCGGCGTGGGCTCCGGCCCCCTCGGCGTCGCTGAATAACGGGGCATCCTACATAAAGCAGCAGCCTCTGTCTCCTTGTAATCCAGGGGCAAACTCGCTGCAGCCAAGCTTGCCCACACATTCACTAGACCAGTCTTACTTGCACCAGAACGGGCACAGTACTACAGATTTACAAG GTATTCCTCGGTACCATTCCCAGTCTCCAAGCATGTGTGACCGGAAGGAGTTCGTCTTCTCGTTCAACGCCATGACGTCCTCAGCGATGCACTCACCGAGCAGCAGCTCGTACTACCACCACCAACAGGTCTCCTACCAGGACATCAAGCCCTGCGTTATGTGA
- the mthfsd gene encoding methenyltetrahydrofolate synthase domain-containing protein — protein MEPVIEMNPEATKWDIREKVWDYIEENNLANFPRPVHNRIPNFKGAFTACAKVPELQVFTQATEVKVDPDKPLEGARLAVLEAQKKLLVPTPRLRTGLFNNIAPPQGASKEQLRICSSSQGVKDFSVPVDLDAKVKVDLVVVGSVAVSEKGLRIGKGEGFADLEYGMMALMGAVDESTVVVTVVHDCQVMDIPEELKESHDLTVDYILTPTRVIKTDCQIPKPQGIIWTKLDTEKLEKIPVLKKLRALEEEAGKDVTLGAAPVAPEPGLQTSQPKRQTRRRPRQKIQQDDEGESKPEKMAESEQKARQWRPTRVRKESRGDGGGGNERGKGQTGENIKEKGPEEGGGEVISQRKLPLSVTTVYLGGIPAGLRVSELKTALREREATPLRLTWQGAQHRAFLDYSDPQAAEQALEALQDLSLNGHSLQAEMAKSQRGGKRSGQSNRRPRPPTAPISKTAPPDTESDTNEKTEQ, from the exons ATGGAGCCTGTTATAGAAATGAATCCGG AAGCGACGAAATGGGACATTCGTGAGAAAGTTTGGGACTACATCGAAGAAAATAATCTGGCCAATTTCCCCAGGCCAGTTCACAACAGAATCCCAAATTTCAAG GGTGCTTTCACAGCCTGTGCCAAGGTGCCTGAACTGCAGGTGTTCACCCAGGCCACAGAGGTGAAGGTGGATCCTGATAAACCTCTGGAAGGTGCCCGGCTGGCAGTGCTAGAG GCGCAGAAGAAGTTATTGGTCCCAACTCCTCGTCTTCGTACTGGTCTTTTCAATAATATCGCTCCTCCTCAGGGGGCCAGCAAAGAACAGCTACGCATATGCTCTTCCTCTCAG GGTGTGAAAGACTTCAGTGTGCCCGTTGACCTGGATGCGAAGGTGAAGGTAGACCTGGTGGTGGTCGGATCTGTGGCGGTGTCAGAGAAAG GCTTGCGAATTGGAAAAGGAGAGGGCTTTGCTGACTTGGAGTATGGCATGATGGCCTTAATGGGAGCTGTAGATGAGTCTACTGTGGTGGTTACTGTTGTCCATGACTGCCAG GTGATGGACATTCCAGAGGAGTTAAAAGAAAGTCATGACCTGACTGTGGACTACATCCTCACACCCACCAGAGTCATTAAAACAGATTGCCAGATCCCCAAACCACAGGGAATCATCTGGACTAAG CTGGACACAGAAAAGCTGGAGAAGATCCCCGTCCTGAAGAAGCTGCGTGCTCTGGAGGAAGAGGCTGGAAAGGATGTAACACTGGGGGCGGCGCCCGTTGCACCAGAGCCTGGTCTGCAGACCAGTCAACCCAAAAGGCAAACCAGAAGGAGGCCAAGGCAGAAGATACAGCAGGATGATGAGGGAGAATCCAAACCAGAGAAAATGGCAGAGTCGGAACAGAAAGCTAGACAGTGGCGCCCAACTAGAGTGAGGAAAGAAAGCCGAGGAGATGGTGGGGGAGGTAATGAGCGAGGAAAGGGGCAAACAGGAGAGAACATAAAGGAGAAGGGCCCAGAGGAGGGTGGAGGTGAAGTCATATCTCAACGTAAGCTCCCTCTGAGTGTGACCACAGTTTACCTTGGGGGAATCCCTGCTGGGTTGCGTGTTAGTGAGCTGAAAACTGCCCTTAGAGAGAGGGAGGCCACCCCACTGAGGCTCACCTGGCAGGGAGCTCAACACAGGGCCTTCCTGGACTACAGCGACCCCCAGGCTGCAGAGCAGGCCCTGGAGGCTCTGCAGGATCTCAGTCTGAATGGTCACAGTCTGCAGGCTGAGATGGCCAAGAGCCAGCGTGGAGGCAAGAGGTCTGGACAGTCTAATCGGAGACCGAGACCACCAACGGCTCCGATATCTAAAACTGCACCACCAGATACTGAGAGTGACACCAATGAAAAGACTGAGCAGTAA